From the genome of Blautia pseudococcoides, one region includes:
- a CDS encoding beta-galactosidase, translating into MDELLYGVAYYDEYMPYDRLEKDVAMMKKAGINLVRIAESTWSTLEPQDGVFDFYHIDRVLDAMEEAGIHVIVGTPTYAIPAWMEKKHPDVMAVTKQGRGIYGARQIMDITNRHYLFYSERVIRKLMEHVKDRACVIGYQIDNETKYYGTAGERVQEAFTAYLKDKFRGDVEAMNREFGMNYWSNALHSWEDFPDVRGTINGSLGCEFEKFQRGLVTEFLSWQAALVGEYKREDQFVTQNFDFEWRNHSFGVQPEVNHFHVSKCLDVAGCDIYHPTQSKLTGKEIAFGGDLTRSLKQDNYYVLETEAQGFTQWVPYDGQLRLQAFSHLAGGADCVEYWHWHSIHNSFETYWRGLLSHDFAENKTYGEAVVIGNEMKRLGSHLLHLKKENKAAIMVSNEALSGLKWFPIQGSLEQKKSYNDVVRWIYDALYEMNVECDFVSPEAENLEDYKMLILPALYCVPEETLVRIRRFTENGGCLLGTFKTAYANENVKVYHDSQPHILSECFGILYNQFTYPEDTYLEGRLCSREEKEGAEVFMECIQTKGAETVLRYVHDNWGQYAAVTENTFGKGKAVYLGCMFSPKLLKKLLEELLKDCQIHPNPGSCGFPVIVRGGRNQMGKQVYYFLNYSGEKQEAACPEGTWTELFSGETKRAGETLLLQKWNLLILEEQ; encoded by the coding sequence ATGGACGAATTACTCTATGGCGTGGCATATTATGACGAATATATGCCTTATGACAGGCTGGAAAAAGATGTTGCAATGATGAAAAAGGCAGGAATCAATCTGGTAAGGATCGCGGAATCCACCTGGAGCACACTGGAACCACAGGATGGGGTGTTTGATTTTTACCATATTGACCGGGTTCTGGATGCCATGGAGGAGGCAGGTATCCACGTGATCGTGGGCACGCCTACTTATGCCATTCCGGCCTGGATGGAGAAAAAGCATCCGGATGTGATGGCAGTGACCAAACAGGGCCGGGGTATCTACGGGGCAAGACAGATCATGGACATCACCAACCGCCATTATTTGTTTTACAGTGAACGTGTCATAAGAAAACTGATGGAGCATGTGAAGGACAGAGCGTGTGTCATAGGCTATCAGATCGACAATGAGACAAAATATTACGGGACCGCAGGGGAACGCGTACAGGAGGCATTTACTGCTTATTTGAAAGATAAATTCCGGGGTGATGTGGAGGCGATGAACCGGGAATTCGGCATGAATTACTGGAGCAACGCCCTGCACTCCTGGGAGGATTTTCCCGATGTGAGAGGGACTATCAACGGCAGTCTGGGCTGTGAATTTGAAAAATTCCAGCGGGGCCTGGTGACGGAATTTCTGTCCTGGCAGGCAGCCCTTGTGGGGGAATATAAGAGGGAAGACCAGTTTGTCACACAAAACTTTGATTTTGAGTGGAGGAACCATTCCTTTGGTGTACAGCCGGAGGTAAACCATTTCCATGTATCCAAATGCCTGGATGTTGCAGGGTGTGATATCTATCATCCAACCCAGTCAAAGCTCACGGGGAAGGAGATCGCTTTTGGCGGGGATTTGACACGTTCCTTAAAGCAGGACAACTACTATGTGCTGGAGACCGAGGCTCAGGGCTTTACCCAGTGGGTGCCTTATGACGGACAGCTCAGGCTGCAGGCATTTTCCCATCTGGCAGGCGGAGCGGACTGTGTGGAATACTGGCACTGGCACTCCATCCACAATTCCTTTGAGACTTACTGGAGGGGGCTGTTAAGCCATGATTTTGCCGAGAACAAGACATATGGGGAAGCAGTGGTCATCGGAAATGAAATGAAGCGTCTGGGAAGCCATTTGCTCCATTTGAAAAAAGAGAATAAGGCTGCCATTATGGTGAGCAATGAAGCGCTGTCAGGTCTGAAATGGTTCCCGATCCAGGGCAGTCTGGAGCAGAAGAAATCCTACAACGATGTGGTGCGCTGGATTTATGATGCCCTTTATGAGATGAATGTGGAATGTGATTTTGTGTCACCGGAGGCGGAAAATCTGGAAGATTATAAGATGCTGATCCTTCCCGCGCTCTACTGTGTGCCGGAGGAGACGCTTGTCAGGATCCGGAGATTTACGGAGAACGGCGGATGTCTTCTGGGTACGTTCAAGACTGCTTATGCCAATGAGAATGTGAAAGTTTACCACGATTCCCAGCCTCATATCCTGTCTGAATGCTTTGGGATCCTGTATAATCAGTTTACATACCCGGAGGATACATACCTGGAAGGCAGGCTTTGCAGCAGAGAGGAGAAAGAGGGAGCAGAGGTATTCATGGAATGTATTCAGACAAAGGGGGCAGAGACGGTTCTTCGGTATGTGCATGACAACTGGGGCCAGTATGCCGCAGTGACAGAGAATACGTTCGGCAAAGGAAAAGCCGTGTACCTGGGATGCATGTTCAGCCCAAAACTGCTGAAAAAACTGTTGGAAGAACTTTTAAAAGACTGCCAGATCCATCCGAATCCAGGTTCCTGCGGATTCCCGGTCATTGTGCGGGGCGGCAGAAACCAAATGGGAAAACAGGTGTATTATTTCCTCAACTATTCCGGAGAGAAACAGGAGGCTGCGTGCCCGGAGGGAACATGGACAGAGCTGTTTTCAGGGGAGACCAAGAGGGCAGGGGAAACGTTGTTATTACAGAAATGGAACCTTTTGATCCTGGAAGAACAATAA
- a CDS encoding 4Fe-4S binding protein produces MIYFLICNIFISGIIGLLLTVKQIFKSNLSSLIVQFPSARCRNDYERFRYFDTASCIGCGLCARTCAAL; encoded by the coding sequence ATGATATACTTTTTGATCTGTAATATTTTTATCAGCGGTATCATCGGGCTTCTCTTAACCGTCAAGCAAATCTTCAAAAGCAACCTGTCCAGCCTCATTGTACAATTCCCCTCTGCCCGATGCCGGAACGATTATGAGCGTTTTCGCTACTTTGATACAGCTTCATGCATTGGCTGTGGTTTATGCGCCAGAACATGTGCCGCACTGTGA
- a CDS encoding RNA polymerase sigma factor, which translates to MDDRKMIKEIQNGRKEYLNLLAEKYYDDIYRFCCYQTGNPDLSYDLAQETFLRFIRYVDNYRYKNLKGYLLTIARNVCFDYFTGEAVSHRHLTFTPLEKSAPENPAIRWADSSGIQDDLLGAVIREERSRQLVQALMKLPDIQREVIVLHSLYGLKHREIAQITGTSTSTVKSRMKQGMDKLKRTLRKEDFYG; encoded by the coding sequence ATGGATGACAGAAAAATGATCAAAGAAATACAAAACGGCAGAAAAGAATACCTGAATCTGCTGGCGGAAAAATATTACGACGACATTTACCGCTTCTGCTGTTACCAGACCGGCAACCCCGATCTTTCCTATGATTTGGCGCAGGAAACTTTTCTTCGTTTCATCCGCTATGTGGACAACTACCGTTATAAAAACCTGAAAGGCTATCTTCTTACCATAGCCAGAAATGTCTGTTTTGACTATTTCACCGGGGAAGCAGTCTCCCACCGTCATCTTACCTTTACACCTCTGGAAAAATCCGCCCCGGAAAATCCGGCCATCCGTTGGGCTGACAGCTCCGGGATACAGGACGATCTGCTGGGGGCTGTTATCCGGGAAGAACGTTCCAGACAGTTGGTGCAGGCGCTTATGAAACTGCCGGATATCCAGAGGGAAGTTATTGTCCTTCACAGTCTCTACGGCCTGAAGCACAGAGAGATCGCGCAGATTACCGGCACCAGTACATCCACGGTGAAATCCCGGATGAAGCAGGGCATGGACAAATTGAAGCGCACATTAAGGAAGGAGGATTTTTATGGCTGA
- a CDS encoding HAMP domain-containing sensor histidine kinase, whose amino-acid sequence MEKIKNLSLRKTIILYVAAALILTFFISSGIILTAEQTQKHIWGQYTDSDILSGHEVGYGYIAEVERPDKNHMLYRDYMISQICDAVETWTMLFLPMTGSIIAVFCFYRDKVKEPLEILTEGSRKIQENRLDFPVHYRKKDEMGQLCREFDRMRSQLQVNNKKLWNMVEQERTLKAVIAHDIRSPLAVLRGYQETLMEFLPGEQLSEQDTKEILQSGMQQIDRMNAFVEQMRRLSGIEEREIHYEKIETAVLLRYMENTAKILADREECRAVIKSEDIPESFLGDYSVICEVFENLLGNAVRYARYMILISLEVSEDKLFICLGDDGEGFHGEEDEITKPFYHDNLADDLKHFGLGMYLSKLYCEKHGGKLLLGSAHIGGAYVKAGFHVQRIE is encoded by the coding sequence ATGGAAAAAATAAAAAATCTTTCGCTCAGGAAAACAATCATACTCTATGTGGCTGCTGCACTGATACTCACGTTTTTTATCTCCTCAGGCATTATCCTGACGGCGGAACAGACGCAGAAACACATATGGGGCCAATACACTGACAGTGATATACTGTCGGGTCATGAAGTGGGGTACGGATATATTGCTGAAGTGGAAAGACCTGACAAAAACCATATGCTTTACCGGGACTACATGATATCACAGATCTGCGATGCGGTTGAAACCTGGACCATGCTGTTTCTTCCCATGACGGGAAGCATTATCGCGGTTTTCTGTTTTTACAGGGATAAGGTCAAAGAACCTCTTGAAATTCTCACAGAGGGTTCCAGGAAGATACAGGAAAACCGTTTGGATTTCCCTGTGCATTACAGGAAAAAGGACGAGATGGGACAGCTCTGCCGTGAGTTTGACCGGATGCGTTCCCAGCTCCAGGTAAATAACAAGAAGCTCTGGAACATGGTGGAGCAGGAGCGGACTCTGAAGGCTGTCATTGCACATGATATCCGTTCCCCTCTTGCCGTGCTCCGGGGATATCAGGAGACCCTTATGGAGTTTCTGCCGGGCGAACAGTTAAGTGAGCAGGATACAAAAGAGATACTGCAGTCCGGTATGCAGCAGATTGACCGGATGAATGCTTTTGTAGAGCAGATGCGGCGGCTGTCAGGGATTGAAGAAAGAGAGATCCATTATGAGAAAATAGAAACGGCTGTACTGCTTCGGTATATGGAAAATACGGCAAAGATTCTGGCAGACAGGGAAGAGTGCCGGGCCGTGATAAAATCAGAGGATATACCGGAAAGCTTTCTGGGGGATTATTCTGTCATCTGTGAGGTTTTTGAAAATCTTCTGGGAAATGCAGTGCGGTATGCCAGGTATATGATCCTTATTTCTTTGGAAGTTTCTGAGGATAAGCTTTTTATATGCCTTGGGGATGACGGAGAGGGATTTCACGGGGAGGAGGACGAAATCACAAAACCTTTCTATCATGATAACCTGGCAGATGATTTGAAACATTTTGGACTTGGCATGTATTTGAGCAAATTATACTGCGAAAAGCATGGAGGTAAGCTGCTTTTAGGCAGTGCCCATATAGGGGGTGCCTATGTAAAGGCGGGGTTTCATGTGCAGAGAATAGAATAG
- a CDS encoding sulfatase-like hydrolase/transferase: protein MERPNIIFYFTDQQRHDTLGCYGQKLDISPNLDALAEEGVLFEEAYTAQPVCGPCRALFQTGQYPTAIHCFRNAQPLPMDVKTLADYLEEAGYETAYVGKWHLASERKDYGTPPIVDYETRAIPPERRGGYRGYWRAADLLEFTSHGYGGYVFDENMQKCEFKGYRADCITDFALDFLEQYEGEKPFFMTISHIEPHHQNDRQCYEGPAGSKERFRDFELPGDLAALPGDAREMYPDYLGCCKSLDDNLGRLVEKLKEKGIYRNTVIIYSSDHGSHFRTRNRDEHLCGGDDYKRSCHSACLHVPLVISGPGFQGGKKVEELVSTAGLPKTILAAAGVDVGDAMIGENLKEIADGNLQHHTDRVFAQISESRVGRCIHTRDWLYSIHAPGLDGSLYPSSGYYEEDFLYDLKNDPYELTNLAKDDKYRAIRAQLAKELQEEMKKAGEEVPVIAPS from the coding sequence ATGGAAAGGCCTAATATTATTTTTTATTTTACAGACCAGCAGAGGCATGACACGCTGGGGTGTTACGGGCAGAAGCTGGATATCAGTCCGAATCTGGATGCATTGGCAGAGGAGGGGGTGCTTTTTGAGGAGGCTTATACAGCCCAGCCGGTGTGCGGGCCATGCAGGGCATTGTTTCAGACCGGACAGTATCCCACAGCGATCCATTGCTTCCGCAACGCACAGCCTCTCCCTATGGATGTAAAAACGCTGGCCGATTATCTGGAGGAGGCCGGATATGAGACCGCTTATGTGGGAAAATGGCATCTGGCAAGTGAGAGGAAGGATTACGGCACTCCGCCCATTGTGGATTATGAGACAAGGGCAATCCCTCCGGAGAGAAGGGGCGGATACCGGGGATACTGGAGGGCAGCCGACCTTCTGGAATTTACATCCCACGGCTACGGCGGGTATGTATTTGACGAGAATATGCAGAAGTGTGAATTTAAAGGATACAGGGCAGACTGCATAACAGATTTTGCCCTTGATTTTTTGGAACAGTATGAGGGGGAAAAGCCGTTCTTTATGACAATCTCCCATATTGAACCCCATCATCAGAATGACCGGCAGTGTTATGAGGGGCCGGCAGGTTCAAAGGAACGGTTCCGGGATTTTGAACTGCCGGGTGACTTGGCGGCGCTTCCCGGGGATGCCAGGGAAATGTATCCGGATTACCTGGGGTGCTGCAAAAGCCTGGATGACAACCTGGGAAGGCTGGTAGAGAAGCTGAAAGAAAAAGGGATTTACAGGAACACGGTCATTATCTACAGTTCTGATCATGGGTCCCATTTCCGAACCAGAAACAGGGATGAGCATCTGTGCGGTGGAGATGATTACAAAAGATCCTGTCACTCTGCCTGTCTGCACGTGCCCCTGGTGATTTCGGGGCCGGGATTTCAGGGCGGCAAAAAAGTAGAGGAGCTGGTGAGCACTGCAGGGCTGCCAAAGACGATTCTGGCTGCAGCAGGAGTGGATGTGGGGGACGCCATGATAGGGGAGAATCTGAAAGAAATCGCAGATGGGAACCTGCAGCACCATACAGACCGGGTATTTGCCCAAATCAGCGAAAGCAGGGTGGGACGCTGCATCCATACAAGAGATTGGCTTTACAGCATACATGCTCCCGGGCTAGACGGCAGCTTGTACCCTTCCAGCGGCTATTATGAGGAAGATTTCCTCTATGATTTAAAAAATGACCCATATGAGTTGACGAATCTGGCAAAAGATGATAAGTATAGAGCTATCAGAGCGCAGCTTGCAAAGGAACTTCAGGAGGAGATGAAAAAGGCCGGGGAAGAGGTTCCGGTCATCGCACCTTCCTGA
- a CDS encoding response regulator transcription factor: MYKLLFVDDDKALLKMLENYFRLRRYRILLAEDGMEALEKIEDVPDLILLDINMPRMDGMELCVKIRELVSCPILFLTARVEEQDKVNGLLAGGDDYILKPFSLKELEARISAHIKREERNRHKTRLKYREGLLLDYSARKAMFGDRELELTKLEYDIVEFLSGNPGQVFDKERIYEKVCGYDAEGDSRVITELIRRIRRKMGEYTGTEYIETVWGSGYRWKK, encoded by the coding sequence ATGTATAAATTACTGTTTGTTGATGATGATAAAGCCCTTCTTAAAATGCTGGAGAATTATTTCCGTTTGAGAAGATACCGCATTCTGCTGGCAGAGGATGGTATGGAGGCGTTGGAGAAAATTGAGGATGTCCCGGATTTGATCCTGCTGGATATCAATATGCCCCGCATGGACGGCATGGAGCTGTGTGTGAAAATACGGGAATTGGTCTCCTGTCCGATCCTGTTTCTAACTGCCAGGGTAGAGGAGCAGGACAAGGTAAACGGCCTTCTGGCAGGGGGGGATGATTATATACTCAAACCGTTCAGCCTGAAAGAACTGGAGGCAAGGATCTCGGCGCATATAAAGCGGGAGGAGAGGAACCGGCACAAGACCCGTTTAAAATACAGGGAGGGCCTGCTGCTGGACTACAGTGCCAGGAAGGCAATGTTTGGGGACAGGGAACTGGAACTGACAAAGCTGGAATATGATATCGTAGAATTTTTATCCGGGAATCCCGGACAGGTATTTGACAAAGAAAGAATTTACGAAAAAGTATGCGGCTATGATGCGGAGGGTGACAGCCGGGTGATCACGGAATTGATCAGAAGGATCCGCAGAAAAATGGGGGAATATACCGGGACAGAGTATATTGAAACCGTATGGGGAAGTGGGTACCGATGGAAAAAATAA
- a CDS encoding carbohydrate ABC transporter permease: MKKKKVYHILWIILMSALTILMLVPIIMMITTAVKPIEEIRSAVFHLLPQTFTLDNFKEAMSAGPWNLFFRNSLFITLAAVVFSLLFNSIAGYAFARLRFKGSKVLFMFLLIGLMMPPQVTMLPTFLIMAKFPLMGGNSLFGAGGTGMINTYAGLVIPLVAGSFGVFLCKQFYENFPQSLDEAAEIDGTNKWQTYFMIYLPNSKAILATLGLLKGVSVWNDYLWPLIMTNSENMKTVQLALTMFKTDGYIQWGQMMAASVLVVMPMILLFLFAQKYFVQGIVTSGLK; encoded by the coding sequence GTGAAGAAAAAGAAGGTATATCACATACTCTGGATCATTCTCATGAGTGCGCTGACAATCCTAATGCTGGTACCCATTATAATGATGATCACAACAGCGGTTAAGCCCATTGAGGAAATCCGCTCTGCAGTATTTCACCTGCTGCCGCAGACCTTTACACTGGATAATTTTAAAGAGGCCATGAGCGCGGGGCCCTGGAATCTGTTTTTCAGAAATTCCCTGTTTATCACACTGGCCGCTGTGGTGTTCTCCCTGCTGTTTAATTCCATTGCGGGATATGCATTTGCCAGGCTTAGATTTAAGGGGTCAAAAGTGCTTTTTATGTTTCTCTTAATAGGGCTTATGATGCCGCCCCAGGTGACCATGCTCCCCACCTTCCTGATCATGGCAAAATTCCCGCTGATGGGGGGGAACAGCCTGTTTGGAGCTGGCGGAACAGGAATGATAAATACCTATGCCGGACTTGTGATCCCTCTTGTGGCAGGCTCTTTCGGCGTATTTCTCTGCAAACAGTTTTACGAGAATTTCCCCCAGTCCCTGGATGAAGCGGCAGAGATAGACGGAACCAACAAGTGGCAGACCTATTTTATGATATATCTGCCAAACTCAAAGGCGATCCTGGCTACCCTGGGACTGTTAAAAGGAGTTTCTGTGTGGAATGATTATCTCTGGCCTTTGATCATGACCAACTCTGAAAATATGAAAACCGTACAGCTTGCGCTTACCATGTTCAAGACAGACGGCTACATACAATGGGGACAAATGATGGCAGCCTCCGTGCTGGTGGTCATGCCCATGATCCTGCTGTTTCTATTCGCACAGAAATACTTTGTACAGGGCATCGTCACTTCAGGATTGAAATAG
- a CDS encoding ABC transporter ATP-binding protein: MLELKAQNVTKHYKEKTAADHISFTLKNGVYGLLGENGAGKTTLLRILCGILMPDKGAVTLDGISIHKMGASYRTLLGYLPQDFGYYPDFTVKRYLLYLASLKALPRERALTRYREMLKLTGLQEEEKRKIKHLSGGMIRRLGIAQALLNDPKILLLDEPTAGLDPKERIRFRNIISSLGHDRLVLLSTHIVSDVANAADRILIMRRGKIIEDQTPDALLQTASGHVWEVTASPQEAEAIQEQFPVCNVRTEGENLRLRILSRTCPSPHASQVQPDLEDAYLYVTENREVC; encoded by the coding sequence TTGCTGGAATTAAAAGCACAAAATGTCACAAAACATTATAAAGAAAAGACAGCCGCAGACCATATCTCTTTCACACTGAAAAACGGTGTATACGGGCTTCTCGGGGAAAACGGCGCAGGTAAGACTACACTACTGCGCATCCTCTGCGGTATTCTCATGCCCGATAAAGGGGCGGTAACACTGGACGGCATTTCCATCCATAAAATGGGGGCATCCTACCGCACCCTGCTGGGATATCTGCCCCAGGATTTTGGTTATTACCCCGACTTCACAGTGAAACGCTACTTACTCTATCTGGCATCCCTAAAAGCACTTCCCAGAGAACGAGCACTGACCCGATATAGGGAAATGCTGAAGCTTACAGGGCTCCAGGAGGAGGAAAAGCGGAAAATCAAGCATCTCTCAGGAGGCATGATACGAAGGCTGGGGATTGCCCAGGCGCTGCTCAATGACCCGAAGATCCTGCTGCTGGATGAACCCACGGCAGGCCTTGACCCAAAGGAACGCATCCGTTTCCGAAATATCATCAGCTCTCTGGGACATGACAGGCTGGTGCTCCTCTCCACTCATATAGTGTCGGATGTGGCAAATGCTGCTGACAGGATACTGATCATGCGCAGGGGGAAGATCATAGAAGATCAGACACCGGACGCTCTGCTCCAGACGGCCTCCGGACATGTATGGGAAGTTACAGCCTCCCCCCAGGAGGCAGAAGCCATTCAGGAACAATTCCCTGTGTGCAATGTGAGGACAGAAGGAGAAAACCTGCGGCTGCGCATTCTCTCCCGTACTTGTCCCTCTCCCCATGCCAGCCAAGTACAGCCTGACCTGGAAGACGCTTATCTCTATGTCACAGAAAACAGGGAGGTGTGCTGA
- a CDS encoding ABC transporter permease, with translation MKVIIKKELKGFLKNPIYYVGILLIVFGLFQILQPYLKLHYWENDAQVASARLKNIADADIMDGYLPATEEEQIELALPDICRELRESLDVSKEETDAITEMFLKEKYKQDEIMDYLIDHYSYTNMDYYFQEAELRQGSAEEVNAYMEEKFGQMRYSEYFARKFADFAGLFFVFFSAVLMAFLFLQDTRKNTYELLHTKPVLAWQYVLGKITGGFLALLLPLALITSFFTFLCLQNGKNQGFPVAVWDVFGAAFVYILPNLLMVICVYALTAFIFKNPLPATPLLILYIVYSNMGSIGPDGKYGYYGRPLAIIVRFPGLLLDTSPPPLAVMNQTMLLFAAAGVIWGCIKIWKKRRV, from the coding sequence ATGAAGGTTATAATCAAAAAAGAGCTGAAAGGGTTTTTGAAAAATCCGATCTACTATGTGGGAATTCTGCTGATCGTTTTTGGACTTTTTCAGATCCTGCAGCCGTATCTGAAGCTGCATTACTGGGAAAATGATGCGCAGGTTGCGTCTGCCAGGCTGAAAAATATAGCAGATGCAGATATTATGGACGGATATCTGCCGGCAACAGAGGAGGAGCAGATTGAGCTGGCCTTGCCGGATATCTGCAGAGAACTCAGGGAATCTCTGGATGTCAGCAAGGAAGAAACCGATGCGATAACAGAAATGTTTCTGAAAGAGAAATACAAGCAAGACGAAATTATGGATTATCTGATTGACCATTACAGCTACACCAACATGGATTATTACTTTCAGGAGGCAGAGCTTAGACAGGGGAGCGCAGAGGAAGTTAACGCGTACATGGAAGAAAAATTCGGACAGATGCGCTATTCCGAATATTTTGCCAGGAAATTCGCAGATTTTGCAGGACTGTTCTTCGTGTTTTTTTCCGCTGTGTTAATGGCATTTTTATTTCTGCAGGATACAAGAAAAAACACTTATGAACTTCTCCATACGAAACCTGTTTTGGCGTGGCAGTATGTGTTAGGGAAAATCACGGGAGGTTTTTTGGCACTTTTGCTGCCTCTTGCTCTCATCACTTCCTTTTTCACTTTCTTATGTCTGCAGAATGGAAAAAACCAGGGATTTCCGGTAGCTGTGTGGGATGTATTCGGAGCGGCATTTGTGTATATTCTGCCAAATCTGCTGATGGTCATCTGCGTATATGCCCTGACGGCATTTATATTTAAAAACCCGCTTCCGGCCACACCGCTTTTGATCCTTTACATAGTTTATTCAAATATGGGGAGTATTGGACCGGATGGAAAGTACGGGTATTACGGAAGACCGCTGGCTATTATCGTGCGTTTTCCGGGGCTGCTTTTGGACACTTCCCCGCCGCCGCTGGCTGTTATGAACCAGACCATGCTTCTTTTTGCGGCAGCCGGAGTTATTTGGGGGTGTATAAAGATTTGGAAGAAAAGGAGGGTATAG
- a CDS encoding ABC transporter ATP-binding protein, whose translation MSIQIENVTVAFQKGVKALDDISFTIPSGVYGLLGENGAGKTTLMRVLATLLGPDSGEVRMNDLLYRERNYPSIQKKIGYLPQELSLYPNLTVRECLEYLGAMSGIAEGECRKRIDYYLEKTSLEEHQKKKMKQLSGGMKRRVGLVQALLNEPEFLIVDEPTTGLDPEERIRIRNLLVEFAVGRTVLFSTHVVEDLAAACSQLSVLKKGKMLYSGSVSELLKLADGHAWICKTEEEQQVRLLEQKYHVSSKQILEDGMTIRVISPVKPEVPCSPAKVTLEDAYIYVSNF comes from the coding sequence ATGTCAATTCAGATAGAAAATGTAACGGTTGCGTTTCAAAAAGGGGTAAAGGCCCTGGATGATATTTCTTTTACAATTCCATCCGGAGTTTATGGGCTTCTTGGGGAAAATGGTGCTGGCAAGACCACACTGATGCGGGTGCTTGCCACACTGCTTGGGCCGGATTCCGGGGAAGTGAGGATGAATGATTTGCTATACAGGGAGAGAAATTATCCTTCCATTCAGAAGAAAATAGGATATCTTCCACAGGAACTTTCTCTGTATCCCAATCTGACGGTCCGGGAGTGCCTGGAATATCTCGGGGCAATGTCCGGTATCGCAGAGGGGGAATGCAGGAAGCGGATCGACTATTACCTGGAAAAAACAAGCCTGGAGGAACATCAGAAAAAGAAAATGAAACAATTATCCGGGGGGATGAAACGGAGAGTGGGTTTGGTTCAGGCACTTTTAAATGAACCGGAGTTTCTTATTGTGGATGAACCCACAACGGGGCTGGACCCGGAGGAGAGGATCCGTATCCGGAATCTTCTGGTGGAATTTGCTGTGGGGCGGACCGTATTATTCTCCACTCATGTGGTGGAGGATCTGGCGGCAGCCTGCAGCCAGTTGTCTGTGCTGAAAAAAGGGAAAATGCTTTACAGCGGTTCTGTGAGTGAGCTGCTGAAACTGGCAGATGGGCATGCCTGGATATGTAAAACAGAAGAGGAGCAGCAGGTGCGTCTGCTGGAACAGAAATATCATGTCTCCTCCAAACAGATCCTGGAGGATGGCATGACCATCCGGGTGATCAGTCCGGTGAAGCCGGAAGTGCCGTGCAGTCCGGCGAAAGTGACATTGGAAGACGCATACATTTATGTGTCGAATTTCTAA
- a CDS encoding BlaI/MecI/CopY family transcriptional regulator: protein MAALPQISEAEFEVMKIVWQYAPVNTNEITEKLLQTTAWSPKTIQTLIKRLVTKGVLSYEKQGRIFVYTPLVQESKYINQESDSFLDRYYDGDITSMLSSYLENGKLSETEINALRSLLSKRPKKGGGSHG, encoded by the coding sequence ATGGCTGCCTTACCGCAAATATCTGAAGCCGAATTCGAAGTTATGAAAATCGTATGGCAATATGCGCCGGTCAATACCAATGAGATAACCGAAAAATTATTACAAACTACAGCCTGGAGTCCAAAGACAATACAGACTCTGATCAAACGTCTCGTAACCAAAGGAGTCCTATCCTACGAAAAACAGGGCAGGATATTTGTTTATACGCCGTTAGTACAGGAGAGCAAATACATCAATCAGGAAAGCGACTCCTTTTTGGATCGTTACTATGATGGAGACATTACCAGTATGCTGTCTTCCTATCTTGAAAACGGTAAACTGTCCGAAACAGAAATAAACGCGCTTCGCTCCCTCCTTTCCAAACGTCCAAAGAAAGGGGGCGGTTCGCATGGCTGA